From a region of the Synechococcus sp. RS9916 genome:
- a CDS encoding phycobilisome linker polypeptide has product MPFGPASLLGVERFSDESEAPLELLPGDEDAKKEQIIRAVYKQVLGNAYVMESERQLIPESQFKLGEISVRELVRRIAKSELYRNRFFDSCSRYRYIELAFRHLMGRAPEDFEEMRAHAERLDSQGFEADIDSYLDSADYQNAYGEWTVPFQRGWKTECCTTLQEFTWTFQLLRGNSSSSLKGDLSGKSSKLGGAAYQNLPLPVVPPSSSETTGWSFQRSKNLEDAPTRLGVGAGAEGMSYRVEVTGYSANNVRRISRYTRCNRVFYVPFDKLSEQFKRIHKEGGKIASITPVT; this is encoded by the coding sequence ATGCCCTTCGGTCCTGCTTCGCTTTTGGGGGTCGAGCGCTTCTCGGACGAGAGTGAGGCTCCCCTTGAACTGCTTCCCGGTGACGAAGACGCCAAGAAGGAGCAAATCATCCGTGCTGTCTACAAGCAGGTGCTTGGCAACGCCTACGTAATGGAAAGCGAGCGACAGCTCATACCTGAATCCCAGTTCAAACTTGGCGAGATCAGTGTGCGGGAATTGGTGCGCCGCATCGCCAAAAGCGAGCTCTATCGCAACCGCTTCTTCGATAGCTGCTCTCGGTATCGCTACATCGAGCTTGCATTCCGGCACCTGATGGGCCGCGCTCCGGAAGACTTTGAAGAGATGCGTGCGCATGCCGAACGGCTGGATAGCCAAGGCTTCGAGGCCGATATCGATAGTTACCTCGATTCGGCTGACTATCAGAATGCCTATGGCGAATGGACTGTTCCTTTCCAACGCGGCTGGAAGACCGAATGCTGCACCACACTCCAGGAATTCACTTGGACCTTCCAGCTGCTGCGGGGAAACAGCAGCAGCAGCTTGAAGGGAGATCTCTCAGGGAAAAGCAGCAAACTTGGTGGTGCTGCCTATCAGAACCTTCCTCTCCCAGTGGTTCCGCCATCCTCTAGCGAAACCACTGGTTGGAGCTTCCAAAGATCCAAGAATCTGGAAGATGCACCGACTCGACTTGGAGTTGGGGCCGGTGCTGAAGGCATGAGCTACCGCGTGGAAGTGACTGGGTACAGCGCCAATAATGTGCGTCGGATCTCACGCTATACCCGTTGCAACAGGGTCTTTTATGTGCCGTTCGACAAGCTCTCAGAGCAATT
- a CDS encoding pentapeptide repeat-containing protein codes for MNKRAGLPVKDPESLNLWEWLPPEDARTNDLDQKPLDARGANWNNKDLGTADLRKAQLCRCDIRGANLSLCQLEGADLRLALYDHQTNVPEDFELRTSGAVGPGAKLNGAFLNNSDLRTMDLRGAVLLGSYLSGADLSGAILDGVSMAGSDLRAANLRGAMCRGTRFGTCEMQMADMRGCDLEQASLDTVESIKGADFSFCTGLEQGQIEGLLARNADELDCWNPLTRTTTRKSLESLLAGN; via the coding sequence ATGAACAAGAGAGCTGGATTGCCTGTGAAAGATCCTGAATCGTTGAATCTTTGGGAATGGTTGCCCCCTGAGGATGCAAGAACAAATGACCTCGACCAAAAGCCTCTCGATGCAAGAGGGGCGAACTGGAACAACAAAGATTTGGGGACAGCAGACTTACGAAAAGCTCAGCTCTGCCGATGCGATATCAGAGGTGCGAACCTCAGTTTATGTCAGCTCGAAGGAGCGGATCTTCGACTTGCTCTTTACGACCATCAGACAAATGTGCCTGAAGACTTTGAACTCCGAACAAGTGGGGCAGTCGGACCCGGCGCAAAACTCAATGGAGCATTCCTCAATAATAGTGATCTGCGAACAATGGATCTCAGAGGAGCAGTGCTTCTTGGCTCCTATTTGAGTGGAGCTGATCTCAGTGGGGCAATTCTTGACGGTGTCTCCATGGCTGGGTCGGATCTACGCGCAGCAAACCTGCGAGGCGCCATGTGTCGTGGCACCCGCTTCGGCACCTGCGAAATGCAGATGGCTGACATGAGAGGATGCGATCTAGAGCAGGCCTCATTGGACACTGTCGAATCGATCAAAGGTGCCGATTTTTCCTTCTGTACTGGGCTGGAGCAAGGACAAATTGAAGGACTACTTGCCAGAAATGCAGACGAGTTGGATTGCTGGAACCCCTTGACCAGAACAACAACCCGGAAAAGCCTGGAGTCCCTACTCGCTGGGAACTGA
- a CDS encoding phycobilisome rod-core linker polypeptide — protein sequence MVAIKPTRDFTSLNRVSYAARNEGKLKQGKAINVYREEVEKNALLTRIGLPSSSIHAFKENTCNAMGLGMGPRVHSECPFSTVAEQFAATGSDALSATISATYKQVLGNLGPTSSQRCTELESRLCNGDITVRDFVAGLAKSDLYKQNYFFKVSPIRGVELTYKHLLGRPPINQAEVSSAISLIAEQGFDAFIEHITHSGEYLEVFGTQTVPYPRAWTSEAGKYCSTFVNLARISPANAASDVIIEGRSQLVMEFSNARSISGASKGYDVSGFVYSKATSDPTSGAFRRMYQSKNCKSWA from the coding sequence ATGGTTGCCATCAAGCCGACCCGTGATTTCACAAGCCTCAACCGAGTTTCATACGCCGCCAGAAACGAGGGGAAACTTAAGCAAGGCAAGGCAATCAATGTTTACAGAGAAGAAGTCGAGAAGAACGCGCTCCTCACGCGCATAGGCCTGCCATCGAGCAGTATTCATGCCTTCAAAGAAAACACCTGCAACGCCATGGGCCTTGGCATGGGCCCAAGGGTTCATAGCGAGTGCCCCTTCAGCACAGTTGCTGAACAGTTCGCTGCCACAGGGAGCGATGCACTGAGTGCAACAATCTCTGCCACCTACAAGCAAGTTCTCGGCAACTTGGGGCCCACAAGCAGCCAGCGTTGCACCGAACTCGAATCAAGGCTCTGCAATGGGGATATCACAGTACGAGACTTTGTTGCTGGCCTAGCCAAGTCAGACCTCTACAAGCAAAATTATTTTTTCAAGGTTTCTCCCATCCGTGGCGTAGAACTCACTTACAAGCATCTGTTGGGGCGTCCTCCCATCAACCAAGCAGAGGTCAGCTCTGCCATCAGTCTGATTGCAGAGCAAGGTTTCGACGCCTTTATCGAGCACATCACCCACTCAGGCGAGTATCTCGAAGTGTTCGGAACACAGACTGTTCCCTATCCACGAGCATGGACATCTGAAGCAGGCAAATACTGCTCAACATTTGTCAACTTGGCTCGGATCTCTCCAGCCAATGCGGCCTCAGACGTGATTATCGAAGGCCGTAGCCAGCTCGTGATGGAATTCAGCAATGCCCGCAGCATTAGCGGCGCTAGCAAGGGCTACGACGTGAGCGGGTTCGTTTACTCCAAAGCAACCAGCGATCCGACGTCTGGAGCATTCCGTAGGATGTACCAATCCAAAAACTGCAAATCATGGGCTTGA